A single window of Anomaloglossus baeobatrachus isolate aAnoBae1 chromosome 5, aAnoBae1.hap1, whole genome shotgun sequence DNA harbors:
- the LOC142311205 gene encoding uncharacterized protein LOC142311205 produces MLQDVMCCILTTLCFPLSGDKLQKRWRSIRDRFKKELNQEMQAPSGSGGRRSKYRYFRALSFLRTTMVCRSTVCSTQEPASNPTGAIPEQSATGEHRHRPHPSEPSLPSTSVPSTCAGASRETSLPEAAGDEIAFPLPHPSDTAALSRTPLGSGRQRHRGQEKSYAPEFLHLNAAFQNAIQLLAEQNRSSFSFINANMEKNTHELCTRLDRLHLDASKSPNHCFFQAVLERMEKLSPDQQMHVMQATRQALAQVSSQPPPPTPPPAPAPPPAIVPTPPAAQYQPAAQYQPAAQYQPAAQYQLPTTSAPTLPTHYHISPSTPIMTPTQATNSPATSSVSQSLHSTPQSLPNPIPSPGFPLGFSTTPSPSVTSPPPPPTPLSTLNTPTVRVFPPVSPSSTISTPSPRYTNL; encoded by the exons atgctgcaggatgtaatgtgttgtatactaaccactttgtgctttccactttcaggtgacaaacttcagaagcggtggcggtctatcagggatcgcttcaaaaaggagttgaatcaagagatgcaggccccgagtggatccggaggacgcagatcgaagtaccgttactttagagcgttgtcgttcctccggacaactatggtgtgcagaag caccgtctgcagcactcaggagcctgcatcgaacccgacaggagcgatccctgaacagtccgccactggggaacacaggcacagaccccacccatctgaaccttcccttccatcgacatctgtcccatccacctgcgctggagcttcccgtgagacttcattacctgaagctgctggtgatgagatagcttttcccctaccccacccctctgacactgctgccctcagtagaacacctttgggttctgggcgtcagcgtcataggggtcaggaaaagagctatgcgcccgagttcttgcatctaaatgcagccttccagaacgccattcaattattagccgaacaaaatcgttcatcttttagcttcataaatgccaatatggaaaaaaatacacacgaattgtgcacgcgtctggacaggctgcatttagatgcaagtaaatcacccaatcattgtttttttcaagccgtactagagcgcatggaaaagctatctcctgaccagcagatgcatgtaatgcaagccacacggcaggctctggcgcaggtttcctcccaaccacctccacccacccctcctccagcacctgccccccctccagccattgtccctactccccctgctgcccagtaccagcctgctgcccagtaccagcctgcagcccagtaccagcctgcggcccagtaccagctcccaaccacatctgcccctacacttcctacccactaccacatctcgccttccacacccatcatgaccccaactcaagccactaattcacccgccacctcttctgtctcccaatccctccactccacccctcaatccttaccaaatcccatcccatctcctggtttccctcttggtttctcaaccacaccttcaccttctgttacttccccaccaccaccaccaacaccactttccaccctcaatactccaactgtgcgtgtgttcccacctgtcagcccctccagtactatctccaccccaagcccaagatatacaaatttataa